One genomic segment of Candidatus Methylomirabilota bacterium includes these proteins:
- a CDS encoding OmpH family outer membrane protein: protein MRVMLKVVLPVAVLAATAAWGVGVRWMPPRAEAQSPPPAAAATRVGFIDTQRVMAKSAAGVSAREALERDKAAMQKQVDTLQSELAKLKDELEKKGQLLSPEVRKEKQDTMERKVRDLRRLADDFEKDLAKKDRELMVKFARDLQGVVQKVGKERGYTLIVDARAGLIYGAPEADLTEEVIKEFDAASRKASTAPTKP, encoded by the coding sequence ATGCGTGTGATGCTCAAGGTAGTGCTTCCCGTGGCCGTGCTCGCGGCGACGGCGGCCTGGGGGGTGGGGGTCCGGTGGATGCCACCGCGCGCGGAGGCCCAGTCGCCGCCCCCGGCCGCCGCGGCGACCCGCGTCGGCTTCATCGACACCCAGCGCGTGATGGCCAAGTCCGCCGCCGGCGTCTCGGCTCGCGAGGCCCTGGAGCGCGACAAGGCGGCGATGCAGAAGCAGGTGGACACGCTGCAGAGCGAGCTGGCCAAGCTCAAGGACGAGCTGGAGAAGAAGGGGCAGCTCCTCTCGCCCGAGGTCCGTAAGGAGAAGCAGGACACCATGGAGCGCAAGGTCCGTGATCTCCGGCGCCTTGCCGACGACTTCGAGAAGGACCTCGCCAAGAAGGACCGTGAGCTCATGGTCAAGTTCGCGCGCGACCTCCAGGGCGTCGTGCAGAAGGTGGGGAAGGAGCGAGGCTACACGCTGATCGTGGACGCCCGCGCCGGCCTCATCTACGGCGCCCCCGAGGCCGATCTCACCGAGGAAGTCATCAAGGAGTTCGACGCGGCGAGCAGGAAGGCGTCGACCGCGCCCACGAAGCCGTAA